In Arthrobacter sp. UKPF54-2, the following are encoded in one genomic region:
- a CDS encoding DUF4190 domain-containing protein, with the protein MTDQTRHDEAQRGHQPPWTPPYGSDGRLPPMPASAPHLGQPPYSGYGPGPYADAYGQPNYYGVPAAPRVLSIASLCCGIASFLGFGFFLLPQLAAVVLGHLALSREPSGRGMAIAGLVLGYVAIAITVLVVVTLGVALSNADFIGP; encoded by the coding sequence ATGACCGATCAGACCAGACACGATGAGGCGCAGCGCGGCCACCAGCCGCCCTGGACCCCGCCGTATGGTTCCGACGGGCGTCTCCCTCCCATGCCGGCGTCAGCACCGCACCTCGGCCAGCCGCCCTACAGCGGTTACGGCCCGGGCCCGTACGCCGATGCCTACGGCCAGCCGAACTACTACGGGGTGCCGGCAGCGCCGAGAGTCCTGAGCATCGCGAGCCTGTGCTGCGGCATCGCGTCCTTCCTCGGTTTCGGGTTCTTCCTGCTCCCGCAGTTGGCCGCCGTCGTCCTCGGGCACCTGGCGCTGAGCCGGGAGCCGTCCGGGCGGGGCATGGCGATCGCCGGCCTGGTCCTGGGCTATGTCGCTATTGCCATCACGGTGCTGGTGGTCGTCACCCTCGGGGTCGCACTCTCGAACGCGGACTTCATCGGCCCGTAA
- the pgm gene encoding phosphoglucomutase (alpha-D-glucose-1,6-bisphosphate-dependent), whose amino-acid sequence MASRAGTVAQPQDLVDLTALLDAYYDVAPDLGDPGQRVAFGTSGHRGSSLKASFNEPHILAITQAIVEYRAGQGITGPLYLAKDTHALSEPAQNSALEVLAANGVHVLIDARHGYTPTPALSHAILTHNNKAPSGAPQADGIVVTPSHNPPGDGGFKYNPPHGGPADTDATGWIANRANELLENGLRGVKRVPIAEALAAGTTGKFDFLSSYVDDLPSVLDLNAIREAGVRIGADPMGGASVDYWGEIGERHHLNLTVVNPTVDPQWAFMTLDWDEKIRMDCSSPSAMASLINRMSVGADGSAAFDIATGNDADADRHGIVTPDGGLMNPNHYLAVAIDYLYRHRTGWNPQSVIGKTLVSSSIIDRVAESLGRKLVEVPVGFKWFVPGLLSGEGAFGGEESAGASFNKMDGSVWTTDKDGILLALLASEITAVTGKSPSQLYKGLTDQFGDPVYARIDAAATREQKAALGKLSPSDVTATELAGETITAKLTEAPGNGAAIGGLKVVTENAWFAARPSGTEDVYKIYAESFKGAEHLKQVQAEAKALVDGVIS is encoded by the coding sequence ATGGCTAGCCGCGCGGGCACAGTTGCCCAACCCCAAGACCTTGTTGACCTCACTGCGCTCCTGGATGCGTACTACGACGTCGCGCCTGACCTGGGCGACCCCGGCCAGCGGGTGGCGTTCGGAACCTCGGGGCACCGGGGCTCGAGCCTCAAAGCCTCGTTCAACGAACCCCACATCCTCGCCATCACCCAGGCCATCGTGGAATACCGCGCGGGCCAGGGCATTACCGGTCCGCTGTACCTCGCGAAGGACACCCACGCCCTGAGTGAACCGGCGCAGAATTCGGCCCTCGAGGTCCTCGCGGCCAACGGCGTTCACGTCCTGATTGATGCCCGTCACGGTTACACCCCCACCCCTGCCCTGAGCCACGCCATCCTGACCCACAACAACAAAGCACCCTCCGGCGCGCCACAGGCCGACGGGATCGTGGTCACTCCCAGCCACAACCCGCCGGGCGACGGCGGCTTCAAGTACAACCCGCCGCACGGCGGCCCGGCCGACACCGACGCCACCGGCTGGATCGCCAACCGCGCCAACGAACTCCTCGAGAACGGCCTGCGCGGGGTCAAGCGGGTCCCGATTGCCGAGGCCCTGGCCGCCGGCACCACCGGGAAGTTCGACTTCCTCTCCAGCTACGTCGATGACCTGCCCTCCGTGCTGGACCTCAACGCCATCCGCGAGGCGGGGGTCCGCATCGGCGCCGACCCGATGGGCGGCGCATCCGTGGACTACTGGGGCGAAATCGGAGAGCGCCACCACCTCAACCTCACCGTCGTGAACCCGACCGTGGACCCGCAGTGGGCTTTTATGACGCTGGACTGGGACGAGAAAATCCGGATGGATTGCTCCTCGCCGTCGGCGATGGCCTCGCTGATCAACCGGATGTCTGTTGGTGCGGACGGGTCCGCAGCCTTCGACATCGCCACGGGCAACGACGCCGACGCCGACCGGCACGGGATCGTGACGCCGGACGGCGGCCTGATGAACCCTAACCACTACCTCGCGGTCGCCATCGACTACCTCTACCGGCACCGCACCGGCTGGAATCCGCAGTCCGTGATTGGCAAGACCCTGGTGTCCTCCTCGATCATCGACCGGGTGGCCGAGAGCCTGGGCCGGAAGCTCGTGGAGGTGCCGGTGGGCTTCAAGTGGTTCGTGCCCGGTCTGTTGTCCGGCGAGGGTGCCTTCGGCGGGGAGGAATCCGCCGGCGCCTCGTTCAATAAAATGGACGGCAGCGTCTGGACCACGGACAAGGACGGCATCCTGCTGGCCCTGCTGGCGTCCGAGATCACCGCGGTCACCGGCAAGTCCCCCTCGCAGTTGTACAAGGGCCTCACCGACCAGTTCGGCGACCCGGTCTACGCGCGCATCGACGCCGCCGCCACGCGGGAGCAGAAGGCGGCCCTGGGCAAGCTGTCGCCGTCGGACGTCACCGCGACGGAACTGGCCGGCGAGACCATCACGGCCAAGCTGACCGAGGCACCGGGCAACGGCGCCGCCATCGGTGGCCTCAAGGTGGTCACCGAGAACGCCTGGTTCGCGGCCCGCCCCTCCGGCACCGAGGACGTGTACAAGATCTACGCCGAATCGTTCAAGGGCGCGGAGCACCTCAAGCAAGTGCAGGCCGAGGCCAAGGCCTTGGTGGACGGGGTGATTTCCTAG